One window of Sphingobium sp. HWE2-09 genomic DNA carries:
- a CDS encoding aldehyde dehydrogenase family protein has translation MPNTTQQYIDGQWVDSQGGRTVTVINPATDQKAADLILGTAADVDAAVIAARRAFETFSQTSREERVALLERIVAEYQKRVPDIARAIATEMGCPISIAQTAQAGSGLGHLGQALNALKNYEFSEKIGDNRVVREPIGVVALITPWNWPMNQIVAKVGPALAAGCTMILKPSEEAPSCAAIFAEVLDAAGVPPGVFNLVQGDGEGVGTALAKHPDIDMVSFTGSTRAGIMVAKNAADTVKRVAQELGGKSPNIILEGTPLDKALPGGVGGVLLNSGQSCVAPTRMLVHKSQHDEAAEKVGAMFAAKKVGDPQSEGDHIGPVVSQRQWDRIQGLIQTGIDEGATLVTGGTGRPEGMDEGSYVRPTVFANVTPDMTIAKEEIFGPVLVLMPYEDDEDAIRIANDTPYGLGAYVAGDPAHARKFVSRLRAGAVFVNAGGLVMDMPFGGYKQSGNGREFGKYGLEEFLEVKSVIGALPEEVA, from the coding sequence ATGCCCAATACGACGCAACAATATATCGACGGCCAGTGGGTCGACAGCCAGGGCGGCCGCACCGTCACGGTCATCAACCCCGCCACCGACCAGAAAGCCGCCGACCTGATCCTGGGCACGGCCGCGGACGTGGACGCCGCCGTCATCGCCGCGCGCCGCGCGTTCGAGACATTTTCGCAGACCAGCCGCGAGGAGCGCGTTGCGCTGCTGGAACGCATCGTCGCCGAATATCAAAAGCGCGTGCCCGACATCGCGCGCGCCATCGCGACCGAAATGGGCTGCCCCATCTCCATCGCCCAGACGGCACAAGCCGGATCGGGCCTGGGGCATCTGGGCCAGGCATTGAATGCGCTCAAAAATTACGAATTTTCCGAAAAGATCGGCGACAACCGCGTCGTGCGGGAACCGATCGGCGTCGTCGCGCTGATCACGCCATGGAACTGGCCGATGAACCAGATCGTCGCCAAGGTCGGCCCAGCGCTGGCGGCGGGCTGCACGATGATCCTCAAGCCGTCGGAAGAAGCGCCCAGCTGCGCCGCCATCTTCGCGGAGGTGCTGGACGCGGCCGGCGTGCCACCGGGCGTCTTCAACCTGGTACAGGGCGACGGCGAAGGCGTCGGCACTGCGCTCGCCAAACATCCCGATATCGATATGGTCAGCTTCACCGGCTCCACCCGCGCGGGCATCATGGTGGCGAAGAACGCCGCCGACACGGTCAAGCGCGTCGCCCAGGAACTGGGCGGCAAGTCGCCCAACATCATCCTGGAAGGGACGCCGCTCGACAAGGCGCTGCCCGGGGGCGTGGGCGGCGTGCTGCTCAACAGTGGCCAGAGTTGCGTCGCGCCCACCCGGATGCTGGTCCACAAATCCCAGCATGACGAAGCGGCCGAAAAGGTCGGCGCGATGTTCGCCGCCAAAAAAGTCGGCGATCCGCAGAGCGAGGGCGATCATATCGGCCCGGTGGTCAGCCAGCGTCAGTGGGACCGCATCCAGGGCTTGATCCAGACCGGCATAGACGAAGGCGCGACCCTGGTCACCGGCGGCACCGGCCGTCCCGAGGGAATGGACGAAGGCAGCTATGTCCGCCCCACCGTCTTCGCCAACGTCACGCCGGACATGACGATCGCGAAGGAGGAGATTTTCGGCCCGGTCCTCGTCCTCATGCCCTATGAAGACGATGAAGACGCCATCCGCATTGCCAACGACACGCCCTATGGTCTGGGCGCCTATGTCGCGGGCGACCCCGCCCACGCGCGTAAATTCGTCAGTCGGCTGCGGGCCGGAGCGGTGTTCGTCAATGCAGGCGGGCTGGTCATGGACATGCCGTTTGGCGGCTACAAACAATCGGGCAATGGCCGCGAATTCGGCAAATATGGGCTGGAGGAATTTCTGGAGGTCAAGTCGGTCATCGGGGCGCTCCCCGAAGAGGTGGCCTGA
- a CDS encoding glutathione S-transferase family protein: MLELLTSETPNGWKVSILLEELGIPYKVTPIALTDLVQKQDWYVALNPNGRIPTLVDHDADGFAIFESGAILLYLAEKFGRFIPADPQDGSRVIQWVMWQMSGLGPMMGQATVFNRYFAEKLPAVIDRYVRESQRLFGVMDARLADRDYLVGDYSIADIACFPWVRGHDWAGVDMSGFSNLQRWFDRISARPAVQRGLLVPTPPTDADMAEKTTKQGKTIIA; encoded by the coding sequence ATGCTGGAACTGCTAACGTCGGAGACGCCCAATGGGTGGAAAGTCTCGATCCTGCTGGAGGAACTGGGCATACCGTATAAGGTCACGCCGATCGCGCTGACCGATCTGGTGCAGAAGCAGGATTGGTATGTCGCGCTCAACCCCAATGGCCGCATTCCCACGCTGGTGGATCATGATGCTGACGGGTTCGCCATTTTCGAATCCGGCGCGATTCTGCTGTATCTTGCGGAAAAGTTCGGGCGGTTCATCCCCGCCGATCCGCAGGACGGCAGCCGCGTGATCCAGTGGGTGATGTGGCAGATGTCCGGCCTTGGCCCAATGATGGGGCAGGCGACCGTCTTCAATCGCTATTTTGCCGAAAAGCTGCCCGCCGTGATCGACCGCTATGTGCGCGAAAGCCAGCGATTGTTCGGCGTGATGGACGCGCGATTGGCGGACCGCGACTATCTGGTCGGCGACTATTCGATCGCGGACATCGCCTGTTTCCCCTGGGTGCGGGGACATGACTGGGCCGGGGTCGATATGAGCGGTTTTTCCAACCTACAGCGCTGGTTCGACAGAATTTCAGCGCGGCCAGCGGTGCAGCGCGGGCTGCTTGTCCCGACGCCGCCGACCGATGCGGACATGGCGGAAAAGACTACGAAACAGGGAAAGACCATCATCGCGTGA
- a CDS encoding glutathione S-transferase family protein — MLTLYSFGPAANSLKPLLALYEKGLDFTPRFVDPTRFEHHEPWFKAINPRGQVPALDHDGHIITESTVICEYLEDAFPDAIRLRPVDPVQIAEMRVWTKWVDEYFCWCVSTIGWERMIGPMARKLSDAEFEEKLKHIPIPEQQAKWRSARAGFPKEVLDEEMRKIRVSIDRLEQRLSQSPWLAGEDYTLADICNFAIANGMQHGYADMVNKEATPHLVAWIERIAARPAAQAMFAKSKSEMPPRPAATAAA; from the coding sequence ATGTTGACGCTCTACAGCTTCGGTCCGGCCGCCAATAGCCTGAAACCCCTGCTGGCCCTGTATGAAAAGGGCTTGGATTTCACCCCCCGCTTCGTCGACCCGACGCGGTTCGAACATCACGAACCCTGGTTCAAGGCGATCAACCCGCGCGGCCAGGTGCCCGCGCTCGATCATGACGGGCATATCATCACCGAATCGACGGTGATCTGCGAATATCTGGAGGACGCCTTTCCCGACGCCATCCGCCTGCGCCCGGTCGATCCGGTGCAGATCGCCGAAATGCGCGTCTGGACCAAATGGGTGGACGAATATTTCTGCTGGTGCGTCTCCACCATCGGCTGGGAACGGATGATCGGCCCGATGGCGCGCAAGTTGTCCGACGCCGAGTTTGAGGAGAAGCTGAAGCATATCCCGATCCCCGAACAGCAAGCCAAGTGGCGCAGCGCTCGCGCGGGCTTTCCCAAAGAGGTGCTGGACGAGGAAATGCGCAAGATCCGCGTATCGATCGACCGTCTGGAACAGCGGCTGTCGCAAAGCCCCTGGCTGGCGGGCGAGGATTATACGCTGGCGGATATCTGCAACTTCGCGATCGCGAACGGGATGCAGCATGGGTACGCCGATATGGTCAACAAGGAAGCGACGCCGCATCTGGTCGCCTGGATCGAGCGGATCGCCGCCCGGCCTGCTGCCCAGGCGATGTTCGCCAAGTCCAAAAGCGAAATGCCGCCCCGCCCTGCGGCGACGGCGGCGGCCTGA
- a CDS encoding CmcJ/NvfI family oxidoreductase: MASLPRIEDDVEDSARQAPALIRYLDEGDFVTRRYVSRGVEINTGTYGDHRMVVRDGMPIRDHFRFDTHGFMLGRHPSAITDFFDKEDVDRLYLRECEGAIQALTGASCVSAGGWMIRTSADLTARAQQKVENYRHEGGIQPPAGEAHVDYNEITGRRAAERAYAAAFPDGPGYKRYVCVSFWRTFTPGPQDWPLAVCDGRTVSDEEATSNTLFVVDEFPVGDALTAPVAGEDQMIAASIFRHRDRHRWWYFSNMAADDVLLFKFQDSDHDVTWRCPHTAFHDSSLPDTKTRSSIEVRAVAFFE; the protein is encoded by the coding sequence ATGGCGAGCCTGCCCCGCATCGAAGATGACGTAGAGGATAGCGCGCGGCAGGCGCCCGCGCTGATCCGCTATCTGGACGAAGGCGATTTCGTCACGCGGCGCTATGTGTCGCGGGGCGTGGAGATTAATACCGGCACCTATGGCGACCATCGCATGGTGGTGCGCGACGGGATGCCGATCCGCGATCATTTCCGTTTCGACACCCATGGCTTCATGCTGGGCAGGCATCCCAGCGCGATCACCGACTTCTTCGACAAGGAAGACGTGGATCGCCTGTACCTGCGCGAATGCGAAGGCGCGATCCAGGCGCTGACCGGCGCGTCCTGCGTATCGGCGGGCGGCTGGATGATCCGGACCTCTGCCGATCTCACCGCGCGCGCACAGCAGAAGGTGGAGAATTACCGCCATGAAGGCGGCATTCAGCCCCCGGCGGGCGAGGCGCATGTCGATTATAACGAGATTACCGGCCGCCGCGCCGCCGAACGCGCCTATGCCGCCGCCTTCCCCGATGGGCCGGGCTATAAACGCTATGTCTGCGTTAGTTTCTGGCGCACCTTTACCCCGGGGCCACAGGATTGGCCGCTGGCGGTGTGCGACGGCCGCACCGTGTCGGATGAGGAAGCGACGTCGAACACCTTATTCGTGGTCGATGAATTTCCGGTCGGCGACGCGCTGACCGCGCCGGTCGCGGGCGAGGACCAGATGATCGCCGCCTCCATCTTCCGCCATCGCGATCGTCATCGCTGGTGGTATTTCTCTAACATGGCGGCGGACGATGTGCTGTTGTTCAAATTCCAGGACAGCGATCATGATGTGACGTGGCGCTGCCCGCATACGGCATTCCACGATAGCAGCCTGCCCGACACGAAGACGCGGTCCAGCATCGAAGTTCGGGCGGTGGCATTCTTCGAATGA
- a CDS encoding acyl-CoA thioesterase, with protein MTAFLQRIVRIEWGHCDPAGIVHAPRYFDIFGESTMLLFERAGLPKKREMLATMPFAGFPMVDVSARFFVPTAYGDDVLVEADAPVFGNSSFTVAHRLSLDGRLCVECVEKRVWTAPDASRPGGLRAERVPDDVRALFIG; from the coding sequence GTGACCGCCTTCCTGCAGCGGATCGTCCGCATCGAATGGGGGCATTGCGACCCCGCCGGCATCGTCCACGCCCCGCGCTACTTCGACATTTTCGGCGAAAGCACGATGCTGTTGTTCGAACGGGCCGGCTTGCCCAAAAAGCGGGAGATGCTGGCGACCATGCCTTTTGCCGGATTCCCGATGGTGGATGTGTCGGCGCGCTTCTTCGTGCCGACCGCTTATGGCGACGATGTGCTGGTGGAGGCGGACGCGCCGGTCTTCGGCAATAGCAGCTTCACCGTCGCGCATCGGCTGTCTCTGGATGGCAGGCTGTGCGTCGAATGTGTCGAGAAGCGGGTATGGACGGCGCCCGATGCCAGCCGACCGGGGGGATTGCGCGCGGAGCGGGTGCCGGATGACGTGCGGGCGCTTTTCATAGGATGA
- a CDS encoding helix-turn-helix transcriptional regulator, with the protein MAQREELSRFLKAARAKLAPSEVGLPPGERRRTRGLRREEVATLAGMSVTWYTWFEQGREVQLSAPMLERLSRTLRLNPNEREFLFALAQHRPPPLARRPDETIHAGTQHLMDALSIPALVIVEDWTVIGWNRLVARAFRDYSAMPREERNLFRILMLNPRYRADPDKFQDMCRRLIARFKWDYSRTAQPDVFEGIIADMMEQSEFFSRYWQESDIMAHFEDTNIADMPGVGEIMFRHTSYAIEEAPGQRLLLFAPLDDVSAARLAKLVEEPAVEALA; encoded by the coding sequence ATGGCACAACGGGAAGAATTGTCGCGGTTCCTGAAAGCCGCGCGGGCGAAGCTGGCCCCGTCGGAAGTCGGCCTGCCGCCTGGCGAACGCCGCCGCACGCGCGGACTTCGGCGCGAAGAGGTGGCGACCCTCGCGGGGATGAGCGTCACTTGGTACACCTGGTTCGAACAGGGGCGGGAGGTGCAGCTATCCGCGCCGATGCTGGAACGGCTGAGCCGAACCCTGCGGCTCAACCCCAATGAGCGCGAATTTCTCTTCGCCTTGGCCCAGCATCGCCCGCCGCCACTGGCGCGCCGCCCGGACGAGACGATCCATGCGGGCACGCAGCATCTGATGGATGCGCTATCGATCCCGGCGCTGGTGATCGTGGAGGATTGGACGGTGATCGGCTGGAACCGGCTCGTCGCCCGCGCCTTTCGCGATTATAGCGCCATGCCGCGCGAGGAACGCAACCTGTTCCGCATCCTGATGCTCAACCCGCGCTATCGCGCCGACCCGGACAAATTCCAGGATATGTGCCGCCGCCTGATCGCCCGCTTCAAATGGGATTATAGCCGCACCGCCCAGCCCGACGTGTTCGAAGGCATCATCGCCGACATGATGGAACAGTCCGAATTTTTCAGCCGCTATTGGCAGGAATCGGACATCATGGCCCATTTCGAGGATACCAATATCGCCGATATGCCCGGCGTCGGCGAAATCATGTTCCGCCACACCAGCTACGCGATCGAGGAAGCGCCAGGCCAGCGGCTTTTGCTCTTCGCGCCTTTGGACGATGTCAGTGCGGCGCGGCTGGCGAAGCTGGTCGAAGAACCGGCGGTCGAGGCACTGGCGTAA
- a CDS encoding glutathione S-transferase family protein gives MGWQDEPAAGQLRMYHIPGCPFSERIELLLDLKGLDGIMADHEIDISQPRPDWLLAKTRGTTALPALELENGATLKESMVIMRYFEDRFPDPPVARQDPYEHAVEAMLCATDGQFTGAGYRMILNRDPAKRDEHKAEVDAQYARLDDYLRHYAPDGDYLFDRFGWAEVAFTPMFKRLWFLDYYEAYQIPQHLTRLLRWREACLAHPVAQRHHSHQELMTLYYDYSQGGGNGRLPEGRTVSSFALSPPWDSRPLPPRDKWGAPATDADLGLIPA, from the coding sequence ATGGGCTGGCAGGACGAACCGGCCGCAGGGCAGCTGCGCATGTATCATATTCCCGGCTGCCCCTTTTCCGAGCGGATCGAGCTGCTGCTCGACCTCAAAGGGTTGGACGGGATCATGGCCGATCATGAGATCGACATATCGCAGCCACGCCCCGACTGGCTGCTCGCCAAGACGCGCGGCACCACCGCGCTGCCAGCGCTGGAACTGGAAAATGGCGCGACGCTCAAGGAAAGCATGGTCATCATGCGCTACTTTGAGGATCGTTTTCCCGATCCGCCGGTGGCGCGCCAGGACCCCTATGAACATGCGGTCGAAGCGATGCTGTGCGCGACCGACGGCCAGTTCACCGGCGCAGGCTACCGCATGATCCTGAACCGCGATCCCGCCAAGCGCGACGAGCATAAGGCCGAAGTGGACGCGCAATATGCGCGGCTGGACGACTATCTGCGCCATTATGCGCCGGACGGCGACTATCTGTTCGACCGGTTCGGCTGGGCGGAGGTCGCCTTCACGCCGATGTTCAAGCGGCTGTGGTTCCTCGACTATTATGAGGCCTATCAGATCCCGCAGCATCTGACCCGGCTGCTGCGCTGGCGCGAGGCGTGCCTGGCACATCCCGTGGCGCAGCGTCATCACAGCCATCAGGAACTGATGACGCTCTATTATGATTACAGCCAGGGCGGCGGCAATGGTCGCCTGCCCGAAGGCCGCACCGTCTCCAGTTTCGCGCTGTCCCCGCCCTGGGACAGCCGCCCGCTGCCGCCCCGCGACAAATGGGGCGCCCCCGCCACGGACGCCGATCTCGGCCTCATTCCCGCATAA
- a CDS encoding 3-keto-5-aminohexanoate cleavage protein, translated as MTCAVTGSSPMPTHPNFPFRPDHVAAEALAAAEAGAAIIHLHVRDRETGDPSQSLEDYREVVGLIRAKNNEVILNVTTGPGCTWMQGDEDPAVCGPGTLMFTAERRLEHILDLKPDMCTLDICTMQLWGGVAINLDPMITKMGHMIQDAGVLPEIECFEAGDFVFADDLMAKGAIPKGVPFTFVLGTKYGLPATPEAMLYAKNQIPRGAQFTGFGVSRHSFPMAAQSALLGGHIRVGFEDTIYLRRGKLAADNADLVRWGVEIVERIGGDIASAGEARAMLGLKQ; from the coding sequence GTGACATGCGCGGTAACGGGAAGTTCGCCGATGCCCACGCACCCCAATTTCCCCTTCCGCCCCGATCATGTCGCCGCCGAAGCGCTGGCCGCTGCCGAAGCGGGCGCGGCGATCATCCATCTGCATGTGCGCGATCGTGAAACCGGCGATCCGTCGCAATCGCTGGAGGATTATCGCGAAGTCGTCGGCCTCATTCGGGCGAAGAATAACGAAGTCATCCTGAACGTCACCACCGGGCCGGGCTGCACCTGGATGCAGGGGGACGAAGACCCCGCCGTCTGCGGCCCCGGGACTTTGATGTTCACGGCCGAACGGCGGCTGGAGCATATTCTCGATCTCAAGCCCGATATGTGTACGCTCGACATCTGCACCATGCAATTGTGGGGCGGGGTGGCGATCAACCTTGACCCCATGATCACCAAGATGGGGCATATGATCCAGGATGCGGGCGTGTTGCCGGAGATCGAATGTTTCGAGGCGGGCGATTTCGTCTTTGCCGACGATCTGATGGCCAAGGGCGCGATCCCCAAGGGCGTGCCCTTCACCTTCGTGCTGGGCACCAAATACGGCCTGCCCGCGACACCCGAAGCGATGCTCTATGCCAAGAACCAGATCCCACGCGGGGCGCAGTTCACCGGCTTTGGCGTCAGCCGCCACAGCTTTCCCATGGCGGCGCAGTCCGCGTTGCTGGGCGGCCATATCCGCGTGGGGTTTGAGGATACGATCTATCTGCGGCGCGGCAAACTGGCGGCCGACAATGCCGACCTCGTGCGCTGGGGCGTCGAGATAGTCGAACGGATCGGCGGCGACATCGCCAGCGCGGGTGAGGCGCGGGCGATGCTGGGCCTGAAACAATAA
- a CDS encoding SDR family oxidoreductase: MTQTAQAPMGDVSGKTAFITGGADGIGLGIARALVRAGANVVIADIREDALAQAKADLAADAQVEIVQLDVTDRAAFVRAADAAEARFGKIHMLIGNAGVGVLGPVLDARFDDWDWGLGVNLGGVINGLVTILPRIRAHGEGGQIVTTSSQSALIPINGSAIYTAAKAAVLGLSEAIRGSWQRSISACPPSCRDRCKAISAIAASCALTPSAKIAVIASMRRRWSSGPSRRFG; encoded by the coding sequence ATGACGCAGACAGCACAGGCGCCCATGGGCGACGTAAGCGGGAAAACCGCCTTCATCACTGGCGGGGCGGACGGCATCGGCTTAGGGATCGCGCGCGCACTGGTGCGGGCCGGGGCCAATGTGGTGATCGCCGATATTCGCGAGGATGCGCTGGCGCAGGCCAAGGCGGACCTGGCCGCCGACGCGCAGGTGGAAATCGTGCAGCTGGACGTGACCGACCGTGCCGCTTTCGTGCGCGCGGCCGATGCGGCGGAGGCCCGGTTCGGCAAGATTCACATGCTGATCGGCAATGCCGGGGTCGGGGTGCTGGGTCCGGTGCTGGATGCGCGATTCGATGACTGGGACTGGGGGCTTGGCGTCAATCTGGGCGGGGTGATCAATGGACTCGTCACCATATTGCCGCGCATCAGGGCGCATGGCGAAGGGGGGCAGATCGTCACCACATCGTCGCAATCGGCGCTGATCCCGATCAACGGATCGGCCATCTATACCGCGGCCAAGGCGGCGGTGTTGGGTCTGTCCGAAGCGATCCGGGGGAGCTGGCAACGGTCGATATCGGCGTGTCCGCCTTCATGCCGGGACCGGTGCAAAGCAATATCGGCCATAGCAGCCAGTTGCGCCCTGACGCCTTCCGCGAAAATAGCGGTTATCGCCAGCATGAGGCGGCGATGGAGCAGCGGCCCGTCTCGCCGCTTTGGATGA